The genomic window CCGGTCAACGACCGAGAGCCCGCGCGTAGGCAACTCGCCAACCAACGAGAGTCCCTGAGCGATCAGATCGTGCTGGCTTTGCGTCAGGCCTACGGCATTGACGCAGCCACTGACGACCATCTCGGCGAGCGTGTGCCCGAAGGCAACACTTTCGTCACCCTCGCGCCTGACTACGACCCGCAGAAACCGTCGTCCCCTTCTTTCTCCGATGCGGCCGTAGCCGTGCTGGGCGGCGGCCTTGATGCGCGATTCCCGAGGCACCCCGACGTCGATCGGGGTACTGACGAGGTCCGCAGGGCTGAGTTCAACGCCGTGCTCGACCTGGCGCGCGAGGCGATGACCAAGGGCGGTCGCATCGATACGGTTGATCGGAATACTGCTAGCAGGGTGCGGAGGGTGATCGACGCTTACGGGGTCGGCACCTTGCGCGAAGTAACGTACGTTCTGGATACGGTGCACTTCGCGTGGCATGACGACTTTACGAGGGCACTCGCCAGCGGCGACCCAATCGTCGGCACCCTTCGAGCGGCGCTTGCGCCCACCGGCATGACCGCCGATGCACAGGACCTATTGATTCTGGCGTGGGTGGCACTCACCGATAGGCAACTCCTCCGCCACGGGTCGCCAGTCGGGTCGCCCGGAATCGGCGGGTTATACAATGACATCACTCTTCGCGAGCCAGTCCTTCCGAGCCAAGAGGATTGGACCAACGCCCTTAATCGGGCCAAGGCGGTGTTCGGCATCGGAGCCGGTGAGCACCATCTCTCTAGCAGTGCAGTACAGCGCGTCGGGGACGAGTTGGCGACGACGATGCGCCACCTTGATCGTGGTGCGACCGACCTTGTCAGCGCGCTGGAAGCCCACAGTGACGTGCTCGGACTGAGCGACGTCAGTCCGCGTCTTGGCACTGGCCGTCGCGCCCGGGATCTCATCGTGGCACTGCGCGATGCCGCTGACCATGTTGACCGGATTCGGGTGCTCGCCGACTTCGACCTTCCTAATGAGCTGCAACCACTCGCGCGGTCACTCGCCACAGCGGCAGACGTTGCGGCGGCTCTTCAAGGTGCGAATTGGCAGCTCCTGAACCAACTTCCGACCTTGGGCGAGCGGGCAGCCAACGCGCTTACCGCGTTGCGGAGCGCCGCCGAAGCTGACCAGATGCATGTCGACCTGGCTCCTGCTCTTATCGCAGCAGCTCAGGAGGTCACTCGGATTCTCGTCGAGCGACGCGGCAAGGAAGACGGATTCGGCGGCGATTCCGTGGCCCAGCAGGAACGGGTGCGTCGTGAGCAAGAGGACCGACGTCGACGCGAGCAGGAAGAGGAACTCAAGCGGCGCGAGCAGGAGGCCGCCGACCGCGAGCGTCGTTTGCGCGAACAGGAGGAAGAGTTCCGCCGTCGGCAAGAGGAGGCGCAACGCGACGCTGAAACACGCGCGAGCCAGGAGCACACGGTCGAGGTAGAGGGTGTGTCGCAGCTCGAGGCCCTGCTCAAGGATCTGACCAAAGAACTCAGCCGTCCGGTCGAGGGCAAGAAGCTAAGGGTCGACTGGCGATGGTTTTGAGCGAGCGGCAGCTCCGCACCGTCAGCGTCTCTCCGGCGATGGTGCAGCAGCGAGCGGTAGACCTGGTCAAGTCGGACGCCCAGATTCTTCTGCTTCGTGCTCGCCCTGAGTGGAGCCGAGGAGACATCAAGGTCGGAGACGAAGTCGTCCGGGTCCTGCCCGCGGTATCGCAGCTTGCCGTCCTCGACATCCTTGCCACGCTGTCAACCGATGAGCGCGCCATTGTCCTAACCGACCGGCCTGAGGAGGACCTCGGGGACGCAGTACTTTCGCGCGCCTACAAGTATGGGATCGAACTTCCAGACGAGTGGCAGGCTGTGCCTCGGCTGTTCCCGGGGGCAATCGAAGTCGGCCGCGATCTCCGGCGTCTGGACTGGGCGGCAACAGCATTGCTTGATCACCAGCCGCCCGGTGGATGGCCGCGGTCGGTGGAACCTGCGTTGACCGCTCGCCATGCCATCGGCTCTCTCCTCGCTCATGTCCTCGGACTTGGTGCTGACGCTCAGCTTGACGGCGTTCTGCTCTTAACGGCTCTCGGAAGACGCAATGTGCGTGCTGCTTGGGTCGCAGTTGATGCTCAGTTGAGGCGGCATCTTATTGACTGGGCTGGGGCCGAATTAGGCGATCCGGCTGCTTCCGCCTTGCAGATCGCTCAGCGCAATGAGCATGTCACCCCCCTTGCAGTCGGCCTCGCCTTGGACGTCTTGTGGCCCGAGGATGGCACTCCGCCCACGGAGACACAGGTTTCCGCGCGGGTGCGGGTCGAGACCTTCGTCGACGGAAAGGCGGTACCCGTCGACATCGCGAAAGACGTTGCGAGACTGGCGAAAGCGGCAGTGCTGCGACTGGAAGTCGACAGCTCTCCGGAGCTCGGTGTGGCCTTACAACAAGCAGAAGCACTCCTCGGCGACCTTGGCTGGCCCGAGGGCGCCGAGCAGTCGGCTGTCCTACGTCCCGGATACCTGGCTCGCGTCCGTTCCCTCGCAGAGGCACTGACCTCCGGTGAGGAGGTCGAGAACGCCCTCGCTCGTGTGCTAGAGCACCGCGACGGAAATACCTCGCAGGCGCCGATCATGGCAGTCCGTCTGCACCGGTGGCTCGCCACCACCGAGGATGCCTCGATATCCCTCGGCGGCGATCTGCAACGGCAGATGAATGACGGTGCTTGGGTCGACGCCGCCGTAGGTGCCGTGTGGAACGGCTCGAATGATCTGGTTGTCACGGAGGCATACCAACAGCTGCTCGACAAGGTGCACGTTCGCCGGAAGCAGCGTGACCACGCTGCGGCATTGAGACTGGGCCAAGTCAACGCAGCAGGCGACCAAGGAGCGGTTGGCGTAGAGCGACTGCTGGCCCAGATCGTCGACCCGTGGCGCCGCCAAGGTGGTGCGCTCCTCGTTGTGCTGGATGGAATGAGTAGTGCAATAGCCACGGCACTCGCTTCCGAGGTCGCCCGGTTGGGTCTCGTGGAGTGGGTTCCCGCGTCAACCCACGCACGGCAGTCGGTCGTCGCGGCGTTGCCGTCGCTGACCAACATCTCTCGTACTTCACTGTTCTGCGGTGAGGTCTGCTCGGGTACGGGTGAGGACGAGAAGCGCGGGCTGGCAACAGCATTCCCCGGCGCCAAGCTCTTTCATAAGAAAGATCTGCGATCAGCAGGTGGTGCTTCGCTACCCGACGTTGTACTGGCCGCAATCCGTGATGCCGCGGTGCCTGTGGTCGGAGTGGTGATCAACGCGATCGACGACGCGACCCACAAGAACGACATGTCATCGTGGGATTGGGATTTGCGTTCGCTAGATCCGCTGCGAGCACTCCTGGAGACTGCAATCTCCGCTCGGCGGGCGATTATCTTGACGTCCGATCACGGCCACGTTGTCGAACGCAACACCGAGGCCCTCAGTGTCAGCGGTGCCGAGTCTCGTTGGCGGCCAACCTCGACCGGTGCTTCCGTCGATGGCGAAGTGCTCGTGTCTGGTCCGCGAGTGGTCGTGCCGGGCGGCGAAGCGGTGCTGCTCTGGCGCGACGATGCGCACTATGGGCCTCGACACGCGGGCTATCACGGTGGCGCCAGCCTCGCGGAGCTGACAATCCCGGTACTCGTGTTTCAAGCCGCCACCGTCGCGACGGGGGCAGCTGGCTGGGAGCAGGCCGCACCGCAGATCCCCTTGTGGTGGAACGACCCGATCGGTAGCGATTCGTCAGCCAAGACAAGGGCATTCCCCGAAGGCCTCAAGAAGCCGAAGAAGGCGGAAGCACAGGGTCAGGGCGAGGGGTTATTTGAGCTCGACGAGCTTCCGAAGCCGCCAGCAATTCCCGCCGGACTGGTCGAAGCGGTGCTCGCATCGACGACGTACGCGGAACAAAGACGGATGGCTGGCCGGCGGGCTCTCGACGACAGGACCGCAGAAGCGGTGTTGCGCGCACTCGTGGATCGTGGTGGCCGCGCGCACCAAGACACGGTGGCCGCTGCTGTCGGAATCCCAATCGCCAACGTAGGACAAGTCTTTGCGGCAGTGCGTCGGTTGTTCAACGTAGACGGATACGGCGTCATCGAACTCGACACCGATGGCGTCACGCTGCGACTCGACGAGCAGCTCCTGCGTGAGCAGTTCAACGTCGGAAGCGCGCGATGACCGAGGTTTCGGGCAGCATCAGCCCCCGTCGGCGCAAGGACATCATCGACGCGCTGCGGCGGGGCACCGTGCCACATCAGGGCCTTGACGTCCTCGCCGTCGGCTTGGCTCGCTTCGAGGATGCCATCGACGAAGAACTCCAGACTGTCTCCGGCGGAGGCGCCGTATTCAAAGCTGTCCGTGGTGAATACGGTTCCGGTAAGACTATTTTCTCCCGCTGGCTCACCGAGCGGGCCAAGCGCGCAAGGTTCGCGACCACCGAGGTGCAGATCAGCGAGACAGAGACGCCTCTGCACAAGCTGGAGACCGTGTACCGGCGCATCACCGAGAACCTTTCCACTTCGACCACCCAGTCGGGTGCGCTGCGCGACGTCATCGACGGCTGGTTCTACATCCTCGACCACGACGTCAAGGATGGAGCCGCAAAATCGGCAGGTTCAGAAGCATCACTCGACTTACTCCAACGTCGACTGTCGGATGTCTCGAAGGAGGCGCCGGCCTTCGCCGCTGTGCTGAGGCAGTACCGGTTGGCGCAGACGGCGGGTAACTCTGCCGAGGCCGATGGACTGTTGGCGTGGCTTGGTGGTCAGCCTCATGTAGCGACCTCGGTGAAGCGGGCCGCCGGTGTGCGTGGCGACCTCGACCACTACGGCGCACTTGGGTTCCTCCAGGGGCTGCTCACCGTTCTTCGCGATTCCGACTACGCGGGCCTTGTCGTCGTCTTCGATGAAGTCGAGACTTTGCAACGTATGCGAAGCGACGTCCGAGAGAAGTCGCTGAACGCTCTTCGTCAGCTCATGGACGAGATCGACGGTGGACGGTTTCCTGGGTTGTATCTGCTCCTCACTGGGACACCCGCGTTCTTCGATGGGCAGCAAGGCGTGCAGCGTCTTCCACCACTGGCCCAACGACTTCAGACCGACTTCACCACGGATGCACGCTTCGACAACCCGCGCGCAACACAGGTCCGCCTCACCGGATTTACGCCCGAGTCGCTCTTGGAGCTGGGCAGCCGCGTTCGTGACATCTACGCGACCGGAGCCAAAGACCCGGAGCGTGTGAGGACCGTCGTCGATGACGTTTACTTGCGAGACCTTGCAGCCGCGGTCGGCGGCGAGTTGGGTGGGCGAACCGGAATCGCGCCACGACTCTTCCTCAAGAAGTTGGTCTCCGACGTCCTCGACCGGGTGGACCTCTTCGAGGACTTCAACCCGCGCCGCGACTACCACCTCACAGTGAGCGCCGACGAGCTGACGCCGGCGGAGCGGGAGGTGCACGCGCGGACCAATCGTGCCCCGGCCGGCAGCGTCGACGAAATTGAGCTGGATCTCTAGCCGATGGCTTCAACAGGCTTCGACGCGGCTATCGAGTATCACATCGTTAACTCGCTGGGATGGCCTTCACTAAGACCTCTCCAGGCAGCCTCGGTTGAGCCAGTGCGGTCAGGTACGGATTGTGTTCTCGTTGCACCCACTGCTGGTGGCAAGACCGAGGCCGCTCTTTTTCCACTGCTCTCCGAGATGGTCGAAGGCAACTGGACGGGTACGACCATCCTCTATGTGACGCCACTTCGTGCGCTTCTGAACAACATTCACTCTCGTGTGACCGCCTACTGCTCCTGGCTCGGCAGGACGGCGGGGTTATGGCACGGCGACATTGGGCAGTCGGAGCGTCGACGCATGCTTGCCGACAGGCCAGACATCTTGCTGACGACCCCGGAATCCATTGAGGCCATGCTCGTCTCGCGACGAGTCGATCATGAGCGGTTCTTGGGGTCCGTTCGAGCCGTCGTGGTCGACGAGCTGCATGCGTTCGCTGGGTCTGACCGCGGTTGGCACCTACTCGCCGTGCTGGAGCGAGTGGAACGAATAGCTCGACACAAGATTCAGCGAGTGGGGCTTTCC from Mycobacterium kubicae includes these protein-coding regions:
- the pglZ gene encoding BREX-2 system phosphatase PglZ; this translates as MVQQRAVDLVKSDAQILLLRARPEWSRGDIKVGDEVVRVLPAVSQLAVLDILATLSTDERAIVLTDRPEEDLGDAVLSRAYKYGIELPDEWQAVPRLFPGAIEVGRDLRRLDWAATALLDHQPPGGWPRSVEPALTARHAIGSLLAHVLGLGADAQLDGVLLLTALGRRNVRAAWVAVDAQLRRHLIDWAGAELGDPAASALQIAQRNEHVTPLAVGLALDVLWPEDGTPPTETQVSARVRVETFVDGKAVPVDIAKDVARLAKAAVLRLEVDSSPELGVALQQAEALLGDLGWPEGAEQSAVLRPGYLARVRSLAEALTSGEEVENALARVLEHRDGNTSQAPIMAVRLHRWLATTEDASISLGGDLQRQMNDGAWVDAAVGAVWNGSNDLVVTEAYQQLLDKVHVRRKQRDHAAALRLGQVNAAGDQGAVGVERLLAQIVDPWRRQGGALLVVLDGMSSAIATALASEVARLGLVEWVPASTHARQSVVAALPSLTNISRTSLFCGEVCSGTGEDEKRGLATAFPGAKLFHKKDLRSAGGASLPDVVLAAIRDAAVPVVGVVINAIDDATHKNDMSSWDWDLRSLDPLRALLETAISARRAIILTSDHGHVVERNTEALSVSGAESRWRPTSTGASVDGEVLVSGPRVVVPGGEAVLLWRDDAHYGPRHAGYHGGASLAELTIPVLVFQAATVATGAAGWEQAAPQIPLWWNDPIGSDSSAKTRAFPEGLKKPKKAEAQGQGEGLFELDELPKPPAIPAGLVEAVLASTTYAEQRRMAGRRALDDRTAEAVLRALVDRGGRAHQDTVAAAVGIPIANVGQVFAAVRRLFNVDGYGVIELDTDGVTLRLDEQLLREQFNVGSAR
- the brxD gene encoding BREX system ATP-binding protein BrxD; this encodes MTEVSGSISPRRRKDIIDALRRGTVPHQGLDVLAVGLARFEDAIDEELQTVSGGGAVFKAVRGEYGSGKTIFSRWLTERAKRARFATTEVQISETETPLHKLETVYRRITENLSTSTTQSGALRDVIDGWFYILDHDVKDGAAKSAGSEASLDLLQRRLSDVSKEAPAFAAVLRQYRLAQTAGNSAEADGLLAWLGGQPHVATSVKRAAGVRGDLDHYGALGFLQGLLTVLRDSDYAGLVVVFDEVETLQRMRSDVREKSLNALRQLMDEIDGGRFPGLYLLLTGTPAFFDGQQGVQRLPPLAQRLQTDFTTDARFDNPRATQVRLTGFTPESLLELGSRVRDIYATGAKDPERVRTVVDDVYLRDLAAAVGGELGGRTGIAPRLFLKKLVSDVLDRVDLFEDFNPRRDYHLTVSADELTPAEREVHARTNRAPAGSVDEIELDL